The Triticum dicoccoides isolate Atlit2015 ecotype Zavitan chromosome 6A, WEW_v2.0, whole genome shotgun sequence genome has a window encoding:
- the LOC119315208 gene encoding MEIOTIC F-BOX protein MOF-like, producing MSHREKPAPAAVRADRQALAPPPPRRVPMLPSYWVHLTPGGSSTPNPRQMESTTESSCSLTAVGGWSKVATDRRVENRCAARNRNQFEGMRKKAVVTSEDRISELPDVLLHHVLSLLPVHEAVQTSVLARRWRYLWKHIPVLRLLGPNKKRFTSAEDFDKFVNHLISLRGHLPLVSCEIQAYPTSDDYAGEPDEPLPNIYFDSWIQYALLCKVQVLKIIGDDVGAETELIVPLISQHLRSLEVHHVLVEKDFVDFSSCPMLEELKMQHCGLWVRKMSFPSLKRLWLTECNFPEAYRVCISAPSLVSLRLHDSGGKTPLLESMPLLDTASLDLSGRCNDKCRGCGGDPSCEGCHGYPAGSYHSVLLNTLSNAVNLELKDQPEVYIYKRDLECCPIFGRLKTLLLDMWCRATDLHALVRILQHTPVLEKLTLQLRSDWNLLSAARGERKHVRIEQSFSCVHLQEVSIECEEKLRVKDKVNQIVKIMTRNGVLTENISFKKIPRPEVYHLVCVSPRAFDPYWSGED from the exons ATGTCTCACCGGGAGAAGCCCGCACCGGCAGCGGTAAGGGCGGATCGTcaagccctagcgccgccgcctccgcgtcgCGTCCCGATGCTGCCGAGCTACTGGGTTCACCTTACCCCCGGCGGCAGCTCTACACCGAACCCGCG GCAAATGGAGTCAACCACTGAGTCATCTTGCTCTCTCACTGCTGTTGGTGGCTGGAGCAAAGTAGCAACCGACCGTCGAGTTGAG AACCGCTGTGCTGCCCGCAACCGCAACCAGTTTGAAGGAATGCGGAAGAAGGCTGTGGTGACCAGTGAGGACCGCATCAGTGAACTCCCAGATGTGCTCCTCCACCATGTGCTCTCCTTGTTGCCGGTGCATGAGGCCGTGCAGACATCTGTGCTGGCCCGCCGGTGGCGATACCTCTGGAAGCACATACCTGTCCTGCGCCTCCTAGGTCCCAACAAGAAGAGGTTCACCAGCGCCGAGGATTTCGACAAGTTTGTGAACCATCTCATTTCCCTCCGTGGCCATTTACCTCTTGTCAGCTGCGAGATCCAAGCCTATCCAACCAGTGATGATTATGCTGGTGAACCTGATGAACCCTTGCCAAACATATACTTTGATTCGTGGATCCAATATGCTCTATTGTGCAAGGTTCAGGTTCTCAAAATCATTGGTGATGATGTGGGAGCGGAAACTGAGCTCATCGTGCCTCTCATCTCCCAGCACCTGAGGAGCCTGGAAGTTCATCATGTTCTGGTGGAAAAGGATTTTGTTGATTTTTCAAGCTGTCCAATGTTAGAAGAACTGAAGATGCAGCACTGTGGCCTTTGGGTGCGCAAGATGTCGTTTCCATCGCTAAAGCGTTTGTGGCTTACTGAATGCAACTTCCCTGAGGCGTATCGTGTTTGTATTTCTGCACCCAGTCTTGTTTCACTGCGTCTGCATGACAGTGGAGGCAAGACTCCTTTGCTTGAAAGCATGCCATTGCTTGATACAGCGTCCCTTGACCTTTCTGGTCGATGCAATGATAAGTGTCGGGGTTGTGGTGGTGATCCAAGCTGTGAAGGTTGTCATGGTTATCCTGCTGGGAGTTATCATAGTGTCCTTTTGAATACTTTGTCCAATGCTGTAAATTTGGAGTTGAAAGATCAACCTGAAGTG TATATCTACAAAAGGGATTTGGAATGTTGCCCCATATTTGGCAGATTGAAGACTCTTTTACTCGACATGTGGTGCAGGGCTACTGACCTGCATGCACTAGTTCGCATTCTGCAGCACACGCCAGTTcttgaaaagctcactctccagctTCGTAGCGACTGG AATTTGTTAAGTGCAGCCCGAGGTGAAAGAAAACATGTTCGAATAGAGCAATCATTTTCATGTGTGCATCTTCAGGAAGTCAGCATTGAATGTGAAGAGAAACTAAGGGTCAAGGATAAGGTCAACCAAATTGTGAAGATCATGACTAGAAATGGTGTACTTACTGAGAACATCAGTTTCAAGAAGATCCCAAGGCCAGAAG TCTATCATCTTGTGTGTGTATCACCTAGGGCCTTTGATCCCTACTGGTCCGGTGAAGACTAA